The Misgurnus anguillicaudatus chromosome 21, ASM2758022v2, whole genome shotgun sequence genome includes a window with the following:
- the emilin2b gene encoding EMILIN-2 isoform X1, protein MKRALAGQAHLCIGIISFLTFPLVYGTFSLFQGNAYSNSVPRQRNKNWCAFVVHKTVSCAVHAATESVVDPQLAPCPPHLPECAQRMMYHTRLVPVYKVAYKQVTELEWRCCPGFQGHDCTDLKDAPPRPHVLQESQQDPTNLQQQSVLGPEVVSGTHPWTHPGQSGQSTDPSTQTGERQQESRRVKALEEEVERLSQTVLDLQAAMTSATANLRVELQEDASKIFENMLANLQKPQDAKTGGTVSILFPHELGGSQVADELQNQVTNLSNTISTNTNDIQGLSVKIQNIDEQLHRLTEASSTGPLQPPSTASTSECSCQTYVDEKISDLRMELLEGMDIKISDMKNACDYKISSVQEQCEEQEISYSSLAELIDSKEADLRKEIQDLHLLLPNATSPGLDNAEVQKLKDDQQVLTNAISHLNTTLAQIDVKGRALGMRVSLAEKTVENCCKLEEKMRRHKEQEQQNIVLEELFYSMQPDNSSSLLKYEQRLEVLEKDTEILQGNMGSLSHQMMMMEILVSELNHSRTFENHDEKLEIVNCGQCQEQVTTMNGLLNTLDRRVANIENVCGRFEPMSDSLRRIKDGLNKHVNGLWTCVRHLNSTVLTHTRDINTFKDSSRFSKDRQDGITTQTYTGVHETKPAVNVSMEGDLSQLEPPVIMSGEAGPPGPKITSQSPQGTPVTGYAGAPGYPLLQSQDSVSAQIPLRTVQMATGDGRGMTRVSFSAGLTLLPFPGEIATIRFNNVLLNDGGHYDPKTGVFIVPVDGRYLLSAVLTAQTGERVEAFLSVANRNIQKLYTAGVGGGASEGCVCGGSASVSLALHLKRGQRVGLVLTSGKLALSASNEILSSFSGVLLYPTVAKR, encoded by the exons ATGAAGCGCGCTCTTGCAGGTCAAGCGCACCTATGTATTGGAATTATTAGTTTTCTTACCTTTCCACTGGTTTATGGAACCTTCAGTCTGTTTCAGGGCAATGCCTATTCAAACTCAGTCCCACGACAAAGAAACAA AAACTGGTGTGCGTTCGTAGTGCACAAGACCGTGTCGTGCGCTGTGCACGCGGCTACCGAAAGCGTCGTGGATCCGCAGCTCGCGCCCTGCCCGCCGCATCTGCCAGAGTGCGCGCAGCGGATGAT GTATCATACTCGCCTGGTGCCAGTATACAAAGTAGCTTACAAACAGGTGACTGAGCTGGAGTGGAGGTGTTGCCCAGGTTTCCAGGGTCATGACTGTACTGATCTGAAAGATGCACCGCCGAGACCTCACGTCCTGCAGGAATCACAGCAGGATCCCACCAACCTGCAACAACAAAGTGTGCTGG GACCGGAGGTTGTCTCTGGGACGCATCCGTGGACACATCCAGGGCAAAGTGGACAGAGTACGGATCCCTCAACACAGACTGGTGAGCGCCAACAGGAAAGTCGGCGAGTAAAGGCTTTAGAAGAAGAAGTAGAGCGTCTTTCTCAGACGGTCCTTGACTTGCAAGCTGCCATGACATCGGCCACTGCAAACCTGCGGGTAGAGTTACAGGAAGATGCCAGCAAGATCTTTGAAAACATGTTGGCGAACTTGCAAAAACCACAGGATGCCAAAACGGGTGGAACCGTGAGCATCCTGTTCCCCCATGAGCTTGGTGGATCTCAAGTTGCAGATGAGCTCCAGAACCAGGTCACCAACCTTTCCAACACAATCAGCACTAATACAAATGACATCCAGGGTCTGAGCGTCAAGATCCAGAACATCGATGAACAGCTGCATCGGCTAACAGAGGCATCCAGTACTGGTCCACTTCAACCTCCATCCACAGCATCAACCAGCGAGTGTTCGTGTCAAACGTACGTAGACGAAAAGATCTCTGACCTGCGTATGGAGCTTCTTGAAGGCATGGACATCAAAATTTCCGATATGAAGAATGCGTGCGACTACAAGATCTCTTCGGTTCAGGAGCAGTGTGAGGAGCAAGAGATCTCTTACTCGAGCTTGGCCGAGCTCATTGACTCCAAAGAGGCTGATCTCCGCAAAGAGATTCAAGATCTGCATCTACTTCTACCGAATGCAACGTCCCCAGGGTTGGACAACGCTGAGGTTCAGAAGCTTAAAGACGACCAACAAGTCCTAACCAATGCCATTAGTCATCTGAATACCACACTTGCACAGATTGATGTGAAGGGACGTGCTCTGGGCATGAGGGTAAGTCTTGCAGAAAAAACTGTAGAGAACTGCTGCAAGCTTGAAGAGAAGAtgagaaggcacaaagagcaagaacaacaaaacattgtgcttgaAGAACTGTTCTATAGTATGCAACCTGACAACAGCAGTTCACTCTTAAAGTATGAGCAACGACTTGAAGTCCTAGAGAAAGACACTGAGATCCTGCAAGGCAATATGGGCTCTCTTTCTCatcagatgatgatgatggagaTCTTAGTCTCAGAGCTCAATCACTCCAGAACTTTTGAGAACCACGATGAAAAGCTGGAGATTGTGAATTGTGGGCAATGCCAAGAGCAAGTGACAACGATGAATGGCTTGCTTAACACGCTTGATCGACGTGTGGCAAACATCGAGAACGTTTGCGGCCGGTTCGAACCGATGTCCGACAGTCTCAGAAGGATTAAAGATGGACTCAACAAACATGTTAATGGCCTTTGGACCTGTGTCCGACATCTGAACAGCACAGTGCTCACACATACAAGGGACATTAACACTTTTAAAGACTCTTCACGCTTCTCAAAGGACCGGCAGGATGGCATCaccacacaaacatatacag GTGTTCATGAAACTAAACCAGCTGTGAATGTGTCTATGGAAGGAGATCTATCACAACTAGAGCCTCCTGTGATAATGTCAGGGGAGGCGGGGCCTCCAGGACCCAAAATCACATCACAGTCCCCTCAGGGGACACCTGTTACCGGCTACGCGGGAGCACCAG gTTATCCGCTGTTACAAAGTCAGGATTCTGTGTCCG CACAGATTCCATTGAGGACCGTTCAGATGGCCACAG GAGATGGGCGAGGGATGACGCGTGTGTCATTTTCAGCCGGTCTGACACTTCTGCCGTTTCCTGGTGAAATCGCCACCATCCGATTTAACAATGTCCTGTTAAATGATGGAGGACATTATGACCCCAAAACAG GTGTGTTTATTGTGCCAGTGGATGGGCGGTACTTGCTCAGCGCCGTTCTGACAGCTCAGACTGGAGAGCGAGTCGAAGCTTTCCTCTCAGTAGCCAATCGCAATATCCAGAAGCTCTACACTGCTGGAGTAGGGGGCGGAGCCAGTGAGGGGTGTGTCTGTGGAGGCTCCGCCTCTGTAAGTCTTGCACTACATTTAAAGCGAGGCCAGAGGGTGGGACTTGTGCTGACCTCAGGCAAACTGGCGTTATCAGCGTCCAATGAAATTCTGTCTTCATTCAGCGGAGTGTTGCTTTACCCAACGGTGGCCAAACGATAG
- the emilin2b gene encoding EMILIN-2 isoform X2: MKRALAGQAHLCIGIISFLTFPLVYGTFSLFQGNAYSNSVPRQRNKNWCAFVVHKTVSCAVHAATESVVDPQLAPCPPHLPECAQRMMYHTRLVPVYKVAYKQVTELEWRCCPGFQGHDCTDLKDAPPRPHVLQESQQDPTNLQQQSVLGPEVVSGTHPWTHPGQSGQSTDPSTQTGERQQESRRVKALEEEVERLSQTVLDLQAAMTSATANLRVELQEDASKIFENMLANLQKPQDAKTGGTVSILFPHELGGSQVADELQNQVTNLSNTISTNTNDIQGLSVKIQNIDEQLHRLTEASSTGPLQPPSTASTSECSCQTYVDEKISDLRMELLEGMDIKISDMKNACDYKISSVQEQCEEQEISYSSLAELIDSKEADLRKEIQDLHLLLPNATSPGLDNAEVQKLKDDQQVLTNAISHLNTTLAQIDVKGRALGMRVSLAEKTVENCCKLEEKMRRHKEQEQQNIVLEELFYSMQPDNSSSLLKYEQRLEVLEKDTEILQGNMGSLSHQMMMMEILVSELNHSRTFENHDEKLEIVNCGQCQEQVTTMNGLLNTLDRRVANIENVCGRFEPMSDSLRRIKDGLNKHVNGLWTCVRHLNSTVLTHTRDINTFKDSSRFSKDRQDGITTQTYTGVHETKPAVNVSMEGDLSQLEPPVIMSGEAGPPGPKITSQSPQGTPVTGYAGAPGYPLLQSQDSVSAQIPLRTVQMATDGRGMTRVSFSAGLTLLPFPGEIATIRFNNVLLNDGGHYDPKTGVFIVPVDGRYLLSAVLTAQTGERVEAFLSVANRNIQKLYTAGVGGGASEGCVCGGSASVSLALHLKRGQRVGLVLTSGKLALSASNEILSSFSGVLLYPTVAKR, encoded by the exons ATGAAGCGCGCTCTTGCAGGTCAAGCGCACCTATGTATTGGAATTATTAGTTTTCTTACCTTTCCACTGGTTTATGGAACCTTCAGTCTGTTTCAGGGCAATGCCTATTCAAACTCAGTCCCACGACAAAGAAACAA AAACTGGTGTGCGTTCGTAGTGCACAAGACCGTGTCGTGCGCTGTGCACGCGGCTACCGAAAGCGTCGTGGATCCGCAGCTCGCGCCCTGCCCGCCGCATCTGCCAGAGTGCGCGCAGCGGATGAT GTATCATACTCGCCTGGTGCCAGTATACAAAGTAGCTTACAAACAGGTGACTGAGCTGGAGTGGAGGTGTTGCCCAGGTTTCCAGGGTCATGACTGTACTGATCTGAAAGATGCACCGCCGAGACCTCACGTCCTGCAGGAATCACAGCAGGATCCCACCAACCTGCAACAACAAAGTGTGCTGG GACCGGAGGTTGTCTCTGGGACGCATCCGTGGACACATCCAGGGCAAAGTGGACAGAGTACGGATCCCTCAACACAGACTGGTGAGCGCCAACAGGAAAGTCGGCGAGTAAAGGCTTTAGAAGAAGAAGTAGAGCGTCTTTCTCAGACGGTCCTTGACTTGCAAGCTGCCATGACATCGGCCACTGCAAACCTGCGGGTAGAGTTACAGGAAGATGCCAGCAAGATCTTTGAAAACATGTTGGCGAACTTGCAAAAACCACAGGATGCCAAAACGGGTGGAACCGTGAGCATCCTGTTCCCCCATGAGCTTGGTGGATCTCAAGTTGCAGATGAGCTCCAGAACCAGGTCACCAACCTTTCCAACACAATCAGCACTAATACAAATGACATCCAGGGTCTGAGCGTCAAGATCCAGAACATCGATGAACAGCTGCATCGGCTAACAGAGGCATCCAGTACTGGTCCACTTCAACCTCCATCCACAGCATCAACCAGCGAGTGTTCGTGTCAAACGTACGTAGACGAAAAGATCTCTGACCTGCGTATGGAGCTTCTTGAAGGCATGGACATCAAAATTTCCGATATGAAGAATGCGTGCGACTACAAGATCTCTTCGGTTCAGGAGCAGTGTGAGGAGCAAGAGATCTCTTACTCGAGCTTGGCCGAGCTCATTGACTCCAAAGAGGCTGATCTCCGCAAAGAGATTCAAGATCTGCATCTACTTCTACCGAATGCAACGTCCCCAGGGTTGGACAACGCTGAGGTTCAGAAGCTTAAAGACGACCAACAAGTCCTAACCAATGCCATTAGTCATCTGAATACCACACTTGCACAGATTGATGTGAAGGGACGTGCTCTGGGCATGAGGGTAAGTCTTGCAGAAAAAACTGTAGAGAACTGCTGCAAGCTTGAAGAGAAGAtgagaaggcacaaagagcaagaacaacaaaacattgtgcttgaAGAACTGTTCTATAGTATGCAACCTGACAACAGCAGTTCACTCTTAAAGTATGAGCAACGACTTGAAGTCCTAGAGAAAGACACTGAGATCCTGCAAGGCAATATGGGCTCTCTTTCTCatcagatgatgatgatggagaTCTTAGTCTCAGAGCTCAATCACTCCAGAACTTTTGAGAACCACGATGAAAAGCTGGAGATTGTGAATTGTGGGCAATGCCAAGAGCAAGTGACAACGATGAATGGCTTGCTTAACACGCTTGATCGACGTGTGGCAAACATCGAGAACGTTTGCGGCCGGTTCGAACCGATGTCCGACAGTCTCAGAAGGATTAAAGATGGACTCAACAAACATGTTAATGGCCTTTGGACCTGTGTCCGACATCTGAACAGCACAGTGCTCACACATACAAGGGACATTAACACTTTTAAAGACTCTTCACGCTTCTCAAAGGACCGGCAGGATGGCATCaccacacaaacatatacag GTGTTCATGAAACTAAACCAGCTGTGAATGTGTCTATGGAAGGAGATCTATCACAACTAGAGCCTCCTGTGATAATGTCAGGGGAGGCGGGGCCTCCAGGACCCAAAATCACATCACAGTCCCCTCAGGGGACACCTGTTACCGGCTACGCGGGAGCACCAG gTTATCCGCTGTTACAAAGTCAGGATTCTGTGTCCG CACAGATTCCATTGAGGACCGTTCAGATGGCCACAG ATGGGCGAGGGATGACGCGTGTGTCATTTTCAGCCGGTCTGACACTTCTGCCGTTTCCTGGTGAAATCGCCACCATCCGATTTAACAATGTCCTGTTAAATGATGGAGGACATTATGACCCCAAAACAG GTGTGTTTATTGTGCCAGTGGATGGGCGGTACTTGCTCAGCGCCGTTCTGACAGCTCAGACTGGAGAGCGAGTCGAAGCTTTCCTCTCAGTAGCCAATCGCAATATCCAGAAGCTCTACACTGCTGGAGTAGGGGGCGGAGCCAGTGAGGGGTGTGTCTGTGGAGGCTCCGCCTCTGTAAGTCTTGCACTACATTTAAAGCGAGGCCAGAGGGTGGGACTTGTGCTGACCTCAGGCAAACTGGCGTTATCAGCGTCCAATGAAATTCTGTCTTCATTCAGCGGAGTGTTGCTTTACCCAACGGTGGCCAAACGATAG
- the LOC129453151 gene encoding uncharacterized protein, translating into MGDLGVTSYLADADGNVTVGPGTHLSASRSAKTTSRLKPTSVTPPPPTHASVTPASTSTPSTPTPSEESKNKAKAEKITTSMCKGDSVSLKAPAVELETVEDEHLTVSVSSPAPQEPEPEETPASPAHEE; encoded by the exons ATGGGGGATTTGGGTGTTACGTCATACCTGGCTGATGCAGATGGAAATGTGACTGTTGGACCTGGAACTCATTTATCTGCCAGTCGTTCAGCAAAGACTACATCCAGATTAAAACCCACCTCAGTGACCCCACCACCACCAACACACGCCTCAGTTACTCCAGCATCTACATCCACCCCTTCCACTCCCACACCAAGTGAGGAATCCAAAAATAAGGCAAAGgctgaaaaaataacaacatcaATGTGTAAAGGAG ACTCTGTTAGTCTGAAAGCACCTGCTGTAGAGTTGGAGACTGTTGAAGATGAACATCTCACTGTCTCGGTTTCTTCACCTGCACCACAAGAACCTGAACCTGAGGAAACTCCAGCTTCTCCTGCACATGAGGAATAA